The DNA segment GGCGCCGATCGTGAAGCCGCCTACCGCGTGACTCCTTCCAAGATCTGACGAGCGCCCTGACGCAGCAGCGCCGCCGCCACCGACGTGCCGAGCACGATCGGGTCGGTGCCCCACTCGTGGGCGTCGAGGACCGTCTTGCCGTCGAGACTGATCACCCGGGCGCGCAGCCCGATCCGGCCGTCCGGTTCGGTGCGGGCGTAACCGCCGATCGGCGAGTGGCAGCTGCCCTGCAGGATGTGCAGCATCCAGCGCTCCGCCTCGGTCTCCTGGCGGGCCCGCCGATCGCCGAGCGCCTCGGCCAGCTCGCGGGTGGAGGCGTCGTCGTCGCGGCACTGCAGGACGAGGGTTCCCGAGCCGACAGCCGGCACGAAGGTGTCCACGTCGATCGGGTGCGTCATCCGCTCCTGCTGTCCGATCCGGTACAGCCCGGAGACCGCCAGCAGCAACGCGTCGTATTCGCCGGCGTCGAGTTTCGCCAGGCGGGAATTGGCGTTCCCGCGGATCGGCACGGCGGTGAGGTGCGGGAAGTGCAGGGAGAGCTGGGCGATGCGGCGTACGGCGGAGGTCCCGATCCTGGATCCCGCCGGAAGCTCACCCAGTTGCCTGCCGCCCGGGTGGACGAGGGCGTCCCGCACGTCGTCGCGGGCCAGATAGGCGGCGAGCACGGTGCCGGCCGGCGCCGGTCGATCGCCTGGCACGTCCTTCACGCAGTGCACGGCGAGGTCCACCCGGCCGTCCAGCAGCGCCTGGTCGACCTCCTTGGTGAAGGCCCCCTTGCCGCCGAGGTCGGCGAGCGAACCCTGCCAGCGGTCGCCGCTGGTGGAGAGCGGCAGCACCTCGACGGTGACCTCGGGACGGCGCTCGGCCAGCATCCGGCGGACGCGCTCGACCTGGGCCAGAGCCATCGGCGAGGAACGTGTTCCGATACGCAACAGGCGTGAAGCGGACATAGCCGAAAGGTTAGCCCCTCGATGGCCCCGGCTGAGTACCGTGGTGGGACATGAGCTCCCAGTCCCGTGCCGCCAATTCAAGGGCAGATCGCATCGTCGATGTGCTGAGCCGTGAATTCGGCACGCTCATGGCGGTCGACCCGGCCGCGTTCCGCCGCAAATTCCGGAAGATGGCCGCCTCGCCGTTCGCGTTCTACCGGGGCAGCGCCTCGCTCTTCTACGCCGACCTCACCGGCGACTACCGCGACGACAGCTTCCTCGACGAGCGGACCAGCCGGGTGTGGATCCACGGCGACCTGCACGCCGAGAACTTCGGCACCTACATGAACTCCTCCGGCCACCTGGTCTTCAACGTCAACGACTTCGACGAGGCGTACGTCGGCCCGTTCAGCTGGGACCTCAAGCGGTTCGCGGCGAGCGTCGCCCTGATCGGGTACTCGAAGGCGCTCTCCGACGACAACATCACGGCGCTGGTCACCACGTTCGCGCAGTCGTACCTGACCGAGCTGCGGGCGATCGCGAACGGCGGCGACGACGCGATCGGCTCGATCACCCTGGAGAACGCCGACGGCGTGCTGCGCCGGGTGCTGCAGGAGGCCCGGCTCAACACCCGGGTGGACCTGCTGGCCGGGCAGACCACGATCGACGACTACGAGCGGCGGTTCTCGCTCGGCGACG comes from the Actinoplanes sp. OR16 genome and includes:
- the hemC gene encoding hydroxymethylbilane synthase, translated to MSASRLLRIGTRSSPMALAQVERVRRMLAERRPEVTVEVLPLSTSGDRWQGSLADLGGKGAFTKEVDQALLDGRVDLAVHCVKDVPGDRPAPAGTVLAAYLARDDVRDALVHPGGRQLGELPAGSRIGTSAVRRIAQLSLHFPHLTAVPIRGNANSRLAKLDAGEYDALLLAVSGLYRIGQQERMTHPIDVDTFVPAVGSGTLVLQCRDDDASTRELAEALGDRRARQETEAERWMLHILQGSCHSPIGGYARTEPDGRIGLRARVISLDGKTVLDAHEWGTDPIVLGTSVAAALLRQGARQILEGVTR